In one window of Notolabrus celidotus isolate fNotCel1 chromosome 15, fNotCel1.pri, whole genome shotgun sequence DNA:
- the yme1l1b gene encoding ATP-dependent zinc metalloprotease YME1L1b isoform X1 — translation MFSLTVQPQVTVPLSHLINVLHSMKSSVGSSSSSSVTCKSRKHKEHVSDSELHSTEPMLNLRELGLSDLGAQQLDDLVKHVFPRLSRQEAPPPVGGQTAWRTSHLSTQSFFYNKHGFSYGVMPVSAQVFSRQQPSPLQCVSTELQYWPVWVQSRGFKTLRKSKRLQMGLDRPVESEGFTPSFMKGFLSRDKGFEVESLDSLLKTKNVPDGQQEAFKRGFAEGFLKAQALTQRTQDSLRRTRLILLVLLLVGLYGISKTPFISGLDSAVDPVQMKNVTFEHVKGVEEAKNELQEVVEFLKNPQKFTALGGKLPKGVLLVGPPGTGKTLLARAVAGEADVPFYYASGSEFDEMFVGVGASRIRNLFREAKGNAPCVIFIDELDSVGGKRIESPMHPYSRQTINQLLAEMDGFKTNEGVIIIGATNFPEALDNALIRPGRFDMQVTVPKPDVKGRTEILNWYLKKIKVDPAIEANIIARGTVGFSGADLENLVNQAALKAAVDGKDMVTLKELEFAKDKILMGPERRSAEIDKKNKLITAYHESGHAIVAWYTKDAMPINKATIMPRGPSLGHVSMLPENDRWSETRSQLLAQMDVSMGGRVAEEIIFGNEYITTGASSDFDSATKIAKMMVTRFGMCEKLGVMTYTDMTAQSPETQAAVEQEIRVLLKDSYERAKALLKSHAKEHKNLADALLMYETLDAKDIKLVLEGKGLEAR, via the exons ATGTTTTCCCTCACCGTCCAaccacag GTGACTGTGCCCCTCAGCCATCTCATCAATGTCCTTCACTCCATGAAGAGCTCAGtgggaagcagcagcagcagcagtgtcacCTGCAAATCACGGAAACACAAGGAGCATGTGTCAGACTCAGAGCTGCACAGCACAGAG cccATGTTGAACCTGCGTGAGCTCGGCTTATCAGACCTGGGAGCACAGCAGCTGGATGACCTGGTGAAACATGTGTTCCCACGTCTGAGTCGACAGGAGGCCCCACCTCCAGTGGGTGGACAGACAGCCTGGAGGACCTCACATCTATCTACACAGTCCTTTTTCTACAATAAACATG GCTTCTCATACGGTGTGATGCCAGTGTCAGCCCAAGTGTTTTCCAGACAGCAGCCCTCACCTCTTCAGTGTGTGAGCACAGAGCTACAATACTGGCCAG TATGGGTGCAGAGCAGAGGCTTTAAAACTTTAAGGAAATCCAAGCGACTGCAGATGGGCCTCGACCGCCCTGTGGAATCTGAGGGGTTCACACCATCTTTTATGAAG GGCTTTCTGTCAAGGGACAAGGGCTTTGAGGTCGAAAGTCTGGACAGCCTGTTGAAGACCAAGAACGTACCGGATGGACAGCAGGAGGCTTTTAAGAGGGGCTTTGCTGAGGGCTTCCTGAAAGCCCAAGCGCTGACACAACGCACACAAG ACTCTCTCAGGAGGACTCGTCTCATTCTGCTGGTGCTGCTTCTTGTGGGGCTCTATGGGATCTCGAAGACCCCCTTCATATCGG GCCTGGACTCAGCGGTGGACCCTGTCCAGATGAAAAACGTGACGTTCGAGCACGTCAAAGGCGTAGAAGAAGCTAAGAACGAGCTGCAGGAGGTGGTGGAGTTCCTGAAAAACCCACAGAAGTTCACAGCTTTGGGAGGAAAGCTGCCAAAAG GTGTTCTGCTGGTCGGCCCTCCTGGGACAGGAAAGACTCTACTGGCCAGAGCAGTGGCAGGAGAGGCCGATGTGCCGTTTTACTACGCCTCTGGGTCTGAGTTTGATGAGATGTTTGTTGGAGTAGGAGCCAGCCGCATCAGAAACCTTTTCA GGGAAGCTAAAGGCAATGCTCCCTGTGTGATCTTCATTGATGAGCTCGATAGCGTGGGTGGGAAAAGGATTGAGTCTCCCATGCACCCTTACTCCAGACAGACTATCAACCAGCTGCTTGCTGAAATGGATGG GTTTAAAACAAACGAAGGTGTCATCATCATTGGAGCGACAAACTTCCCAGAGGCTCTGGATAA TGCTCTGATCCGCCCAGGTCGCTTTGACATGCAGGTGACTGTCCCTAAACCTGATGTGAAGGGACGCACAGAGATCCTCAACTGGTATCTGAAGAAGATCAAAGTGGATCCAG CTATTGAGGCAAATATTATTGCCCGCGGCACGGTGGGCTTCTCTGGCGCCGACCTGGAAAATCTTGTGAACCAGGCCGCCCTGAAGGCAGCAGTCGACGGCAAAGACATGGTCACTCTGAAGGAGCTGGAGTTTGCTAAAGACAAAATCCTCATGG GTCCTGAGAGAAGGAGTGCAGAAATAGACAAGAAGAACAAGCTCATCACAGCGTACCATGAATCAGGCCATGCTATTGTAGCTTGGTACACCAAAGATGCCATGCCCATTAACAAGGCAACCATCATGCCCAGAGGCCCCAGTCTGGGACAT GTGTCGATGCTCCCAGAGAACGATCGCTGGAGTGAGACCCGCTCTCAGCTCCTGGCCCAGATGGATGTCAGTATGGGCGGACGTGTAGCGGAGGAGATCATCTTTGGCAATGAGTACATCACAACAG GTGCATCAAGTGACTTTGACAGTGCCACCAAGATCGCCAAGATGATGGTGACCAGATTTGGGATGTGTGAAAAG TTGGGTGTGATGACGTACACTGACATGACCGCTCAGAGTCCAGAGACACAAGCAGCTGTGGAGCAGGAAATCAGGGTCTTGTTGAAG GACTCTTACGAGCGCGCCAAAGCCCTGCTGAAGTCTCACGCCAAAGAGCACAAGAACCTGGCCGACGCTCTGCTCATGTACGAGACATTGGATGCCAAAGACATCAAGCTGGTCCTGGAGGGGAAGGGCCTTGAAGCCAGGTGA
- the yme1l1b gene encoding ATP-dependent zinc metalloprotease YME1L1b isoform X2 — MVWRQPTLKTKKTNTSYPGCQTAAEVRSLTCCVLKWKDKSERNTFITFTGTVVYLGHFYGQLVPLRIKMFSLTVQPQVTVPLSHLINVLHSMKSSVGSSSSSSVTCKSRKHKEHVSDSELHSTEPMLNLRELGLSDLGAQQLDDLVKHVFPRLSRQEAPPPVGGQTAWRTSHLSTQSFFYNKHGFSYGVMPVSAQVFSRQQPSPLQCVSTELQYWPVWVQSRGFKTLRKSKRLQMGLDRPVESEGFTPSFMKGFLSRDKGFEVESLDSLLKTKNVPDGQQEAFKRGFAEGFLKAQALTQRTQDSLRRTRLILLVLLLVGLYGISKTPFISVRFRTTTGLDSAVDPVQMKNVTFEHVKGVEEAKNELQEVVEFLKNPQKFTALGGKLPKGVLLVGPPGTGKTLLARAVAGEADVPFYYASGSEFDEMFVGVGASRIRNLFREAKGNAPCVIFIDELDSVGGKRIESPMHPYSRQTINQLLAEMDGFKTNEGVIIIGATNFPEALDNALIRPGRFDMQVTVPKPDVKGRTEILNWYLKKIKVDPAIEANIIARGTVGFSGADLENLVNQAALKAAVDGKDMVTLKELEFAKDKILMGPERRSAEIDKKNKLITAYHESGHAIVAWYTKDAMPINKATIMPRGPSLGHVSMLPENDRWSETRSQLLAQMDVSMGGRVAEEIIFGNEYITTGASSDFDSATKIAKMMVTRFGMCEKLGVMTYTDMTAQSPETQAAVEQEIRVLLKDSYERAKALLKSHAKEHKNLADALLMYETLDAKDIKLVLEGKGLEAR; from the exons ATGGTTTGGCGTCAACCAACATTAAAAACGAAGAAGACAAATACGTCATATCCGGGTTGTCAGACTGCCGCAGAAGTTCGCAGTTTGACTTGCTGTGTCCTGAAATGGAAAGataaaagtgaaagaaacaCCTTTATTACATTCACAGGGACGGTGGTGTATCTTGGGCATTTCTACGGACAGCTGGTACCACTGAGGATTAAAATGTTTTCCCTCACCGTCCAaccacag GTGACTGTGCCCCTCAGCCATCTCATCAATGTCCTTCACTCCATGAAGAGCTCAGtgggaagcagcagcagcagcagtgtcacCTGCAAATCACGGAAACACAAGGAGCATGTGTCAGACTCAGAGCTGCACAGCACAGAG cccATGTTGAACCTGCGTGAGCTCGGCTTATCAGACCTGGGAGCACAGCAGCTGGATGACCTGGTGAAACATGTGTTCCCACGTCTGAGTCGACAGGAGGCCCCACCTCCAGTGGGTGGACAGACAGCCTGGAGGACCTCACATCTATCTACACAGTCCTTTTTCTACAATAAACATG GCTTCTCATACGGTGTGATGCCAGTGTCAGCCCAAGTGTTTTCCAGACAGCAGCCCTCACCTCTTCAGTGTGTGAGCACAGAGCTACAATACTGGCCAG TATGGGTGCAGAGCAGAGGCTTTAAAACTTTAAGGAAATCCAAGCGACTGCAGATGGGCCTCGACCGCCCTGTGGAATCTGAGGGGTTCACACCATCTTTTATGAAG GGCTTTCTGTCAAGGGACAAGGGCTTTGAGGTCGAAAGTCTGGACAGCCTGTTGAAGACCAAGAACGTACCGGATGGACAGCAGGAGGCTTTTAAGAGGGGCTTTGCTGAGGGCTTCCTGAAAGCCCAAGCGCTGACACAACGCACACAAG ACTCTCTCAGGAGGACTCGTCTCATTCTGCTGGTGCTGCTTCTTGTGGGGCTCTATGGGATCTCGAAGACCCCCTTCATATCGG TGCGGTTCCGAACCACCACAGGCCTGGACTCAGCGGTGGACCCTGTCCAGATGAAAAACGTGACGTTCGAGCACGTCAAAGGCGTAGAAGAAGCTAAGAACGAGCTGCAGGAGGTGGTGGAGTTCCTGAAAAACCCACAGAAGTTCACAGCTTTGGGAGGAAAGCTGCCAAAAG GTGTTCTGCTGGTCGGCCCTCCTGGGACAGGAAAGACTCTACTGGCCAGAGCAGTGGCAGGAGAGGCCGATGTGCCGTTTTACTACGCCTCTGGGTCTGAGTTTGATGAGATGTTTGTTGGAGTAGGAGCCAGCCGCATCAGAAACCTTTTCA GGGAAGCTAAAGGCAATGCTCCCTGTGTGATCTTCATTGATGAGCTCGATAGCGTGGGTGGGAAAAGGATTGAGTCTCCCATGCACCCTTACTCCAGACAGACTATCAACCAGCTGCTTGCTGAAATGGATGG GTTTAAAACAAACGAAGGTGTCATCATCATTGGAGCGACAAACTTCCCAGAGGCTCTGGATAA TGCTCTGATCCGCCCAGGTCGCTTTGACATGCAGGTGACTGTCCCTAAACCTGATGTGAAGGGACGCACAGAGATCCTCAACTGGTATCTGAAGAAGATCAAAGTGGATCCAG CTATTGAGGCAAATATTATTGCCCGCGGCACGGTGGGCTTCTCTGGCGCCGACCTGGAAAATCTTGTGAACCAGGCCGCCCTGAAGGCAGCAGTCGACGGCAAAGACATGGTCACTCTGAAGGAGCTGGAGTTTGCTAAAGACAAAATCCTCATGG GTCCTGAGAGAAGGAGTGCAGAAATAGACAAGAAGAACAAGCTCATCACAGCGTACCATGAATCAGGCCATGCTATTGTAGCTTGGTACACCAAAGATGCCATGCCCATTAACAAGGCAACCATCATGCCCAGAGGCCCCAGTCTGGGACAT GTGTCGATGCTCCCAGAGAACGATCGCTGGAGTGAGACCCGCTCTCAGCTCCTGGCCCAGATGGATGTCAGTATGGGCGGACGTGTAGCGGAGGAGATCATCTTTGGCAATGAGTACATCACAACAG GTGCATCAAGTGACTTTGACAGTGCCACCAAGATCGCCAAGATGATGGTGACCAGATTTGGGATGTGTGAAAAG TTGGGTGTGATGACGTACACTGACATGACCGCTCAGAGTCCAGAGACACAAGCAGCTGTGGAGCAGGAAATCAGGGTCTTGTTGAAG GACTCTTACGAGCGCGCCAAAGCCCTGCTGAAGTCTCACGCCAAAGAGCACAAGAACCTGGCCGACGCTCTGCTCATGTACGAGACATTGGATGCCAAAGACATCAAGCTGGTCCTGGAGGGGAAGGGCCTTGAAGCCAGGTGA
- the LOC117827404 gene encoding acyl-CoA-binding domain-containing protein 5A-like isoform X1: protein MGVSMAQEEDKHCLEAKFAAAVKVIRTLPEEGPFQPSDDMMLMFYSYYKQATLGPCNIPRPMGFWDSRGKAKWDAWSSLGNMTKDEAMKNYVEDIQLILETMPVSEEVSELVQMLGSFYSEVDGEGRESEENEVDRRPFTRPFAKHADELIKPFKKPTMEGFGDLWDDLQNLQEHDKDSSVHGKSVSKEEAEGSNENSEMEKSEESGDWRKSEEENGDEEDNTEDGDKEEEKGWSPNPRLLMVEDKRWRSDTRGSNSSIEPSVSSFTNGTHSSLNSEVEEEELACSVDHSVQYNPYMNFNGHMSDHSDVAHEKNLRRSTDSDNEEFCDSMEHLAMEEGLNSSKTLPSGSRAATARQRDLWYESSTTLNDGEDQVLMGETYFKEGISTSQHSSSLSRRGRGVQSPREICSSQRCASVDAACCCASQSRHPVSAIRGNVDEQIATALLRLQHDMAAVLHRLHTLEMLAVSQSRPSTPRQEDSLPVTQKFLRPSWWPFDFCPLTVVLTALWPLISHWLVQLYLQRRRRKIP, encoded by the exons ATGGGAGTCAGCATGGCGCAGGAGGAGGACAAACACTGCCTGGAGGCGAAATTTGCTGCTGCAGTTAAAGTGATCCGGACTTTGCCTGAGGAAG GTCCTTTCCAGCCATCTGATGACATGATGCTAATGTTCTACAGTTACTACAAGCAGGCCACTCTGGGGCCCTGCAACATCCCCAGACCAATGGGCTTCTGGGACTCACGAGGCAAAGCTAAATG GGATGCATGGAGCTCTCTGGGAAATATGACAAAAGATGAAGCCATGAAGAATTATGTTGAGGACATCCAGCTG ATTTTGGAGACGATGCCAGTCTCAGAAGAAGTGTCAGAACTTGTACAAATGCTTGGCTCCTTCTACTCTGAGGTAGATGGAGAGGGAAGAGAAAGTGAAGAAAATGAGGTGGACAGGAGACCCTTCACTAGGCCTTTTGCAAAACATGCAG ATGAGCTGATCAAACCATTTAAGAAACCAACAATGGAAG GCTTTGGGGATCTGTGGGATGATCTTCAAAACCTCCAAGAGCATGACAAAGACAGCAGTGTTCATGGGAAGAGTGTCAGtaaggaggaggcagagggaaGCAACGAAAATAGTGAAATGGAGAAAAGTGAGGAAAGTGGTGATTGGAGGAAAAGTGAGGAGGAGAATGGGGATGAAGAAGACAATACAGAAGATGGagacaaggaggaggaaaaag GCTGGAGTCCCAACCCGAGGCTGCTGATGGTGGAAGACAAGAGATGGAGGTCTGACACCAGGGGATCCAACAGCAGCATAGAGCCCAGCGTGTCCTCCTTCACCAACGGGACTCACAGCTCCCTTAACAgcgaggtggaggaagaggagctggcATGTTCTGTGGATCACAGTGTGCAGTATAATCCGTATATGAACTTCAATGGACACATGAGTG ATCATAGTGATGTTGCTCATGAGAAGAATCTCCGCCGATCTACAGATTCAGATAACGAAGAATTCTGTGACTCAATGGAGCATCTGGCCATGGAGGAG GGCCTGAATTCATCCAAAACTCTGCCATCTGGGTCAAGAGCTGCCACAGCGAGGCAAAGAGACCTTTGGTACGAGAGCAGCACAACCCTGAATGACGGAGAGGATCAGGTACTCATGGGGGAGACTTACTTTAAAGAAGGGATTAGTACAAGCCAACACAGCAGCTCCTTGTcaagaagagggagag GTGTTCAGTCACCACGGGAAATCTGCAGCTCTCAGCGGTGTGCCAGTGTAGATGCTGCTTGCTGTTGTGCGTCACAGAGCAGACATCCTGTCAGTGCCATCAGGGGAAATGTTGATGAACAAATAGCTACAGCTCTGCTCAGGCTGCAGCATGACATGGCTGCTGTGCTGCACAGGCTGCACACTCTGGAGATGCTTGCTGTGTCACAG TCAAGACCATCCACGCCAAGGCAGGAGGACTCCCTACCAGTTACACAAAAG TTCCTCAGACCCTCCTGGTGGCCTTTTGACttctgtcctctcactgtggTGTTGACGGCACTCTGGCCTCTGATTTCCCATTGGCTGGTCCAACTGTACTTACAACGCAGGAGAAG GAAAATCCCCTGA
- the LOC117827404 gene encoding acyl-CoA-binding domain-containing protein 5A-like isoform X4 gives MGVSMAQEEDKHCLEAKFAAAVKVIRTLPEEGPFQPSDDMMLMFYSYYKQATLGPCNIPRPMGFWDSRGKAKWDAWSSLGNMTKDEAMKNYVEDIQLILETMPVSEEVSELVQMLGSFYSEVDGEGRESEENEVDRRPFTRPFAKHAGWSPNPRLLMVEDKRWRSDTRGSNSSIEPSVSSFTNGTHSSLNSEVEEEELACSVDHSVQYNPYMNFNGHMSDHSDVAHEKNLRRSTDSDNEEFCDSMEHLAMEEGLNSSKTLPSGSRAATARQRDLWYESSTTLNDGEDQVLMGETYFKEGISTSQHSSSLSRRGRGVQSPREICSSQRCASVDAACCCASQSRHPVSAIRGNVDEQIATALLRLQHDMAAVLHRLHTLEMLAVSQSRPSTPRQEDSLPVTQKFLRPSWWPFDFCPLTVVLTALWPLISHWLVQLYLQRRRRKIP, from the exons ATGGGAGTCAGCATGGCGCAGGAGGAGGACAAACACTGCCTGGAGGCGAAATTTGCTGCTGCAGTTAAAGTGATCCGGACTTTGCCTGAGGAAG GTCCTTTCCAGCCATCTGATGACATGATGCTAATGTTCTACAGTTACTACAAGCAGGCCACTCTGGGGCCCTGCAACATCCCCAGACCAATGGGCTTCTGGGACTCACGAGGCAAAGCTAAATG GGATGCATGGAGCTCTCTGGGAAATATGACAAAAGATGAAGCCATGAAGAATTATGTTGAGGACATCCAGCTG ATTTTGGAGACGATGCCAGTCTCAGAAGAAGTGTCAGAACTTGTACAAATGCTTGGCTCCTTCTACTCTGAGGTAGATGGAGAGGGAAGAGAAAGTGAAGAAAATGAGGTGGACAGGAGACCCTTCACTAGGCCTTTTGCAAAACATGCAG GCTGGAGTCCCAACCCGAGGCTGCTGATGGTGGAAGACAAGAGATGGAGGTCTGACACCAGGGGATCCAACAGCAGCATAGAGCCCAGCGTGTCCTCCTTCACCAACGGGACTCACAGCTCCCTTAACAgcgaggtggaggaagaggagctggcATGTTCTGTGGATCACAGTGTGCAGTATAATCCGTATATGAACTTCAATGGACACATGAGTG ATCATAGTGATGTTGCTCATGAGAAGAATCTCCGCCGATCTACAGATTCAGATAACGAAGAATTCTGTGACTCAATGGAGCATCTGGCCATGGAGGAG GGCCTGAATTCATCCAAAACTCTGCCATCTGGGTCAAGAGCTGCCACAGCGAGGCAAAGAGACCTTTGGTACGAGAGCAGCACAACCCTGAATGACGGAGAGGATCAGGTACTCATGGGGGAGACTTACTTTAAAGAAGGGATTAGTACAAGCCAACACAGCAGCTCCTTGTcaagaagagggagag GTGTTCAGTCACCACGGGAAATCTGCAGCTCTCAGCGGTGTGCCAGTGTAGATGCTGCTTGCTGTTGTGCGTCACAGAGCAGACATCCTGTCAGTGCCATCAGGGGAAATGTTGATGAACAAATAGCTACAGCTCTGCTCAGGCTGCAGCATGACATGGCTGCTGTGCTGCACAGGCTGCACACTCTGGAGATGCTTGCTGTGTCACAG TCAAGACCATCCACGCCAAGGCAGGAGGACTCCCTACCAGTTACACAAAAG TTCCTCAGACCCTCCTGGTGGCCTTTTGACttctgtcctctcactgtggTGTTGACGGCACTCTGGCCTCTGATTTCCCATTGGCTGGTCCAACTGTACTTACAACGCAGGAGAAG GAAAATCCCCTGA
- the LOC117827404 gene encoding acyl-CoA-binding domain-containing protein 5A-like isoform X2 — MAQEEDKHCLEAKFAAAVKVIRTLPEEGPFQPSDDMMLMFYSYYKQATLGPCNIPRPMGFWDSRGKAKWDAWSSLGNMTKDEAMKNYVEDIQLILETMPVSEEVSELVQMLGSFYSEVDGEGRESEENEVDRRPFTRPFAKHADELIKPFKKPTMEGFGDLWDDLQNLQEHDKDSSVHGKSVSKEEAEGSNENSEMEKSEESGDWRKSEEENGDEEDNTEDGDKEEEKGWSPNPRLLMVEDKRWRSDTRGSNSSIEPSVSSFTNGTHSSLNSEVEEEELACSVDHSVQYNPYMNFNGHMSDHSDVAHEKNLRRSTDSDNEEFCDSMEHLAMEEGLNSSKTLPSGSRAATARQRDLWYESSTTLNDGEDQVLMGETYFKEGISTSQHSSSLSRRGRGVQSPREICSSQRCASVDAACCCASQSRHPVSAIRGNVDEQIATALLRLQHDMAAVLHRLHTLEMLAVSQSRPSTPRQEDSLPVTQKFLRPSWWPFDFCPLTVVLTALWPLISHWLVQLYLQRRRRKIP; from the exons ATGGCGCAGGAGGAGGACAAACACTGCCTGGAGGCGAAATTTGCTGCTGCAGTTAAAGTGATCCGGACTTTGCCTGAGGAAG GTCCTTTCCAGCCATCTGATGACATGATGCTAATGTTCTACAGTTACTACAAGCAGGCCACTCTGGGGCCCTGCAACATCCCCAGACCAATGGGCTTCTGGGACTCACGAGGCAAAGCTAAATG GGATGCATGGAGCTCTCTGGGAAATATGACAAAAGATGAAGCCATGAAGAATTATGTTGAGGACATCCAGCTG ATTTTGGAGACGATGCCAGTCTCAGAAGAAGTGTCAGAACTTGTACAAATGCTTGGCTCCTTCTACTCTGAGGTAGATGGAGAGGGAAGAGAAAGTGAAGAAAATGAGGTGGACAGGAGACCCTTCACTAGGCCTTTTGCAAAACATGCAG ATGAGCTGATCAAACCATTTAAGAAACCAACAATGGAAG GCTTTGGGGATCTGTGGGATGATCTTCAAAACCTCCAAGAGCATGACAAAGACAGCAGTGTTCATGGGAAGAGTGTCAGtaaggaggaggcagagggaaGCAACGAAAATAGTGAAATGGAGAAAAGTGAGGAAAGTGGTGATTGGAGGAAAAGTGAGGAGGAGAATGGGGATGAAGAAGACAATACAGAAGATGGagacaaggaggaggaaaaag GCTGGAGTCCCAACCCGAGGCTGCTGATGGTGGAAGACAAGAGATGGAGGTCTGACACCAGGGGATCCAACAGCAGCATAGAGCCCAGCGTGTCCTCCTTCACCAACGGGACTCACAGCTCCCTTAACAgcgaggtggaggaagaggagctggcATGTTCTGTGGATCACAGTGTGCAGTATAATCCGTATATGAACTTCAATGGACACATGAGTG ATCATAGTGATGTTGCTCATGAGAAGAATCTCCGCCGATCTACAGATTCAGATAACGAAGAATTCTGTGACTCAATGGAGCATCTGGCCATGGAGGAG GGCCTGAATTCATCCAAAACTCTGCCATCTGGGTCAAGAGCTGCCACAGCGAGGCAAAGAGACCTTTGGTACGAGAGCAGCACAACCCTGAATGACGGAGAGGATCAGGTACTCATGGGGGAGACTTACTTTAAAGAAGGGATTAGTACAAGCCAACACAGCAGCTCCTTGTcaagaagagggagag GTGTTCAGTCACCACGGGAAATCTGCAGCTCTCAGCGGTGTGCCAGTGTAGATGCTGCTTGCTGTTGTGCGTCACAGAGCAGACATCCTGTCAGTGCCATCAGGGGAAATGTTGATGAACAAATAGCTACAGCTCTGCTCAGGCTGCAGCATGACATGGCTGCTGTGCTGCACAGGCTGCACACTCTGGAGATGCTTGCTGTGTCACAG TCAAGACCATCCACGCCAAGGCAGGAGGACTCCCTACCAGTTACACAAAAG TTCCTCAGACCCTCCTGGTGGCCTTTTGACttctgtcctctcactgtggTGTTGACGGCACTCTGGCCTCTGATTTCCCATTGGCTGGTCCAACTGTACTTACAACGCAGGAGAAG GAAAATCCCCTGA
- the LOC117827404 gene encoding acyl-CoA-binding domain-containing protein 5A-like isoform X3, with product MGVSMAQEEDKHCLEAKFAAAVKVIRTLPEEGPFQPSDDMMLMFYSYYKQATLGPCNIPRPMGFWDSRGKAKWDAWSSLGNMTKDEAMKNYVEDIQLILETMPVSEEVSELVQMLGSFYSEVDGEGRESEENEVDRRPFTRPFAKHAGFGDLWDDLQNLQEHDKDSSVHGKSVSKEEAEGSNENSEMEKSEESGDWRKSEEENGDEEDNTEDGDKEEEKGWSPNPRLLMVEDKRWRSDTRGSNSSIEPSVSSFTNGTHSSLNSEVEEEELACSVDHSVQYNPYMNFNGHMSDHSDVAHEKNLRRSTDSDNEEFCDSMEHLAMEEGLNSSKTLPSGSRAATARQRDLWYESSTTLNDGEDQVLMGETYFKEGISTSQHSSSLSRRGRGVQSPREICSSQRCASVDAACCCASQSRHPVSAIRGNVDEQIATALLRLQHDMAAVLHRLHTLEMLAVSQSRPSTPRQEDSLPVTQKFLRPSWWPFDFCPLTVVLTALWPLISHWLVQLYLQRRRRKIP from the exons ATGGGAGTCAGCATGGCGCAGGAGGAGGACAAACACTGCCTGGAGGCGAAATTTGCTGCTGCAGTTAAAGTGATCCGGACTTTGCCTGAGGAAG GTCCTTTCCAGCCATCTGATGACATGATGCTAATGTTCTACAGTTACTACAAGCAGGCCACTCTGGGGCCCTGCAACATCCCCAGACCAATGGGCTTCTGGGACTCACGAGGCAAAGCTAAATG GGATGCATGGAGCTCTCTGGGAAATATGACAAAAGATGAAGCCATGAAGAATTATGTTGAGGACATCCAGCTG ATTTTGGAGACGATGCCAGTCTCAGAAGAAGTGTCAGAACTTGTACAAATGCTTGGCTCCTTCTACTCTGAGGTAGATGGAGAGGGAAGAGAAAGTGAAGAAAATGAGGTGGACAGGAGACCCTTCACTAGGCCTTTTGCAAAACATGCAG GCTTTGGGGATCTGTGGGATGATCTTCAAAACCTCCAAGAGCATGACAAAGACAGCAGTGTTCATGGGAAGAGTGTCAGtaaggaggaggcagagggaaGCAACGAAAATAGTGAAATGGAGAAAAGTGAGGAAAGTGGTGATTGGAGGAAAAGTGAGGAGGAGAATGGGGATGAAGAAGACAATACAGAAGATGGagacaaggaggaggaaaaag GCTGGAGTCCCAACCCGAGGCTGCTGATGGTGGAAGACAAGAGATGGAGGTCTGACACCAGGGGATCCAACAGCAGCATAGAGCCCAGCGTGTCCTCCTTCACCAACGGGACTCACAGCTCCCTTAACAgcgaggtggaggaagaggagctggcATGTTCTGTGGATCACAGTGTGCAGTATAATCCGTATATGAACTTCAATGGACACATGAGTG ATCATAGTGATGTTGCTCATGAGAAGAATCTCCGCCGATCTACAGATTCAGATAACGAAGAATTCTGTGACTCAATGGAGCATCTGGCCATGGAGGAG GGCCTGAATTCATCCAAAACTCTGCCATCTGGGTCAAGAGCTGCCACAGCGAGGCAAAGAGACCTTTGGTACGAGAGCAGCACAACCCTGAATGACGGAGAGGATCAGGTACTCATGGGGGAGACTTACTTTAAAGAAGGGATTAGTACAAGCCAACACAGCAGCTCCTTGTcaagaagagggagag GTGTTCAGTCACCACGGGAAATCTGCAGCTCTCAGCGGTGTGCCAGTGTAGATGCTGCTTGCTGTTGTGCGTCACAGAGCAGACATCCTGTCAGTGCCATCAGGGGAAATGTTGATGAACAAATAGCTACAGCTCTGCTCAGGCTGCAGCATGACATGGCTGCTGTGCTGCACAGGCTGCACACTCTGGAGATGCTTGCTGTGTCACAG TCAAGACCATCCACGCCAAGGCAGGAGGACTCCCTACCAGTTACACAAAAG TTCCTCAGACCCTCCTGGTGGCCTTTTGACttctgtcctctcactgtggTGTTGACGGCACTCTGGCCTCTGATTTCCCATTGGCTGGTCCAACTGTACTTACAACGCAGGAGAAG GAAAATCCCCTGA